One window of the Gammaproteobacteria bacterium genome contains the following:
- the truB gene encoding tRNA pseudouridine(55) synthase TruB, whose product MTSSEPVTRRRRGRDVHGIVLLDKPSGISSNAALQITKRLYHARKAGHCGSLDPLASGLLPLCLGEATKVAGFLLDTDKHYQARCRLGVTTTTGDAEGEVLAVQPVGTYSAAELESVLAGFRGEQQQMPPMHSALKQQGQPLYKLAHKGLSVERAARNIRVNTLHLVQHAGDELTLEVACSKGTYIRTLVEDIGARLGCGAHVTALRRTGAGGYRVEDAITLPTLQALAEQAGPTGLDHLLQPMQSALVGWPQLRLSDDSTYYLQRGQAVFVPQAPTSGWVSLYAADERFLGMGEMLGDGRVAPRRLINYPPANPCRE is encoded by the coding sequence ATGACAAGCAGTGAACCCGTAACACGCCGCCGCCGTGGTCGGGACGTGCACGGTATCGTGCTGCTCGACAAGCCCTCCGGTATCAGCTCCAACGCAGCGCTGCAAATTACCAAACGACTCTACCATGCGCGCAAGGCCGGCCACTGCGGCAGCCTGGATCCGCTTGCCAGCGGGTTGCTGCCGCTGTGTCTGGGGGAGGCGACCAAGGTGGCGGGCTTCCTGCTCGACACCGACAAGCATTACCAAGCGCGTTGTCGCCTTGGGGTGACCACTACCACCGGCGACGCCGAGGGCGAGGTGCTGGCCGTGCAGCCGGTCGGGACATATTCCGCTGCGGAGCTGGAAAGCGTGCTGGCAGGCTTCCGGGGTGAGCAGCAACAGATGCCGCCCATGCATTCGGCACTCAAACAGCAGGGGCAGCCGCTCTACAAGCTGGCCCACAAGGGCCTGTCGGTGGAGCGCGCCGCCCGCAACATCCGGGTGAACACGCTGCATCTGGTGCAACACGCCGGCGACGAACTGACGCTGGAGGTGGCCTGCTCCAAGGGCACGTATATCCGCACACTGGTAGAGGATATTGGCGCCCGCCTCGGCTGTGGTGCGCATGTCACCGCGCTGCGCCGTACCGGTGCGGGGGGCTACAGGGTGGAGGATGCTATTACCCTGCCCACCTTGCAGGCACTGGCCGAGCAGGCCGGCCCGACAGGCCTGGACCACCTGCTGCAGCCGATGCAGAGTGCCCTGGTGGGTTGGCCGCAACTGCGTTTATCCGATGATTCGACCTATTATTTACAGCGTGGGCAGGCCGTTTTTGTGCCACAGGCGCCGACCTCAGGCTGGGTTTCGCTGTATGCGGCGGACGAGCGCTTTCTGGGTATGGGGGAAATGCTGGGGGACGGTCGGGTGGCCCCGCGCCGCCTGATCAACTACCCCCCTGCCAACCCCTGCCGGGAGTAA
- the rpsO gene encoding 30S ribosomal protein S15, protein MSLSVEQKSKVIKDHQRAAKDTGSPEVQVALLSTNIEQLSSHFKAHIHDHHSRQGLLRMVSQRRKLLDYLKKKNVDSYRKLIERLGLRK, encoded by the coding sequence ATGTCGCTCAGCGTAGAACAAAAGAGCAAGGTCATCAAGGATCACCAGCGTGCCGCCAAGGATACCGGGTCACCCGAAGTGCAGGTCGCGTTGCTGTCCACCAACATCGAACAGTTGTCGAGCCACTTCAAGGCCCACATTCACGATCATCACTCCCGCCAGGGTCTGCTGCGCATGGTAAGTCAGCGTCGCAAGCTGCTCGACTATCTCAAAAAGAAAAATGTGGATAGCTACCGCAAACTGATCGAACGACTGGGTCTGCGTAAATAA
- the rimI gene encoding ribosomal protein S18-alanine N-acetyltransferase: MDAPLEMFSDSQLRPMTAEDIEAVMAIELCAYEYPWSAGIFQDCLNVGYCCWVYKTEHALAGYAVMSVGAGEAHLLNLCVRTEWRRYGLGRRLLKHMLSIARGHHADTALLEVRPSNQAAISLYHAVGFNEVGMRKAYYPAANGKEDAIILALSLV; this comes from the coding sequence ATGGATGCGCCGCTGGAGATGTTTTCGGACAGCCAGTTGCGCCCCATGACCGCCGAGGACATCGAGGCGGTGATGGCGATCGAGCTGTGCGCCTATGAGTATCCGTGGAGCGCGGGTATTTTTCAGGACTGCCTGAACGTCGGCTACTGTTGCTGGGTGTACAAGACAGAGCATGCGCTTGCAGGCTATGCGGTAATGTCAGTGGGTGCGGGCGAGGCACATCTCCTGAACCTCTGTGTGCGAACTGAGTGGCGCAGGTACGGGCTGGGGCGTCGGTTGCTCAAGCACATGCTGAGTATTGCGCGCGGGCATCACGCAGATACTGCATTGCTCGAGGTGCGACCCTCCAACCAGGCCGCCATAAGCCTCTACCATGCCGTGGGCTTCAATGAGGTAGGCATGCGCAAGGCCTATTACCCTGCCGCCAATGGCAAGGAAGACGCCATCATTCTTGCGCTCAGTTTGGTATAA
- the fetB gene encoding iron export ABC transporter permease subunit FetB, whose product MNVITLSPWALALAAVLVLALALLSLRLRLTLAQEIIIAALRTTVQLLLVGLVLKTLFTHVHLGWITLIASAMLLIAGREVVARQRHGYTGMWGFGMSVVSMFVASFSVTILALVVLIGPTPWYAPQYSIPLLGMMLGNVMSGVALALDRLTQSAWHQRAQIEARLLLGQDWRESVSGLRRDAVRVGLIPTVNAMAAAGVVSLPGMMTGQILAGTPPLEAVKYQILVMFLVTACTGFGTLAAVWLGARRLFDERERLRIDRLRAE is encoded by the coding sequence ATGAATGTCATCACCCTGAGCCCGTGGGCGCTGGCACTGGCGGCAGTACTGGTGCTGGCGCTGGCACTGCTCTCGTTGCGGTTGCGTCTGACACTGGCGCAGGAGATCATTATCGCGGCACTGCGCACCACGGTGCAGTTATTACTGGTGGGGCTGGTGCTCAAAACGCTGTTTACCCATGTCCATCTGGGCTGGATTACTCTGATTGCGAGTGCCATGCTGCTGATCGCAGGGCGCGAAGTGGTGGCGCGCCAGCGGCATGGTTATACCGGCATGTGGGGCTTCGGCATGAGCGTAGTGTCCATGTTTGTCGCCTCATTTTCGGTGACCATACTCGCCCTGGTGGTGTTGATAGGCCCCACGCCCTGGTATGCGCCACAATATTCCATTCCCCTGCTGGGTATGATGCTGGGAAATGTCATGAGCGGCGTGGCGCTGGCGCTGGATCGCCTGACCCAGAGCGCATGGCACCAGCGGGCACAGATTGAGGCGCGGCTGCTGCTGGGGCAGGACTGGAGAGAGAGCGTGAGTGGCCTGCGCCGCGACGCAGTGCGTGTCGGGCTGATTCCCACTGTCAACGCCATGGCAGCGGCAGGCGTGGTGAGCTTGCCCGGCATGATGACCGGGCAGATACTGGCAGGCACGCCGCCGCTGGAGGCGGTGAAGTATCAGATACTGGTGATGTTTCTGGTGACCGCATGCACGGGCTTTGGCACGCTCGCGGCCGTCTGGCTGGGGGCCCGGCGGTTGTTTGATGAACGCGAACGGTTGCGCATCGACCGGTTGCGGGCGGAGTAA
- the pnp gene encoding polyribonucleotide nucleotidyltransferase has protein sequence MPSIKKTFQYGDHAVTIETGEIARQASGAVMIGMGDTVVMVTAVGIKEAKEGRDFFPLTVNYQERTYAAGKIPGGFFKREGRPSEKETLTSRLIDRPLRPLFPKGFRNEVQVIATVVSIDPDIDSDIPALLGASAAVALSGIPFSGPIGGARVGYRDGKYLLNPTRSQQQDSALDLVVAGTENAVLMVESDARELPEEVMLGAVMFGHEQMQIAIKAIRELVAAAAPTAWSWQAASKDEGLIASVAAAAEGIINEAYQLREKQARQQRLAEIRTTVLAKLAPEGSDTAEAVKHAIESLEKKVVRGRILKGEPRIDGRDTRSIRPITVRTGVLPRTHGSALFTRGETQALVVATLGTGRDAQLIDAIEGERKEPFMLHYNFPPSCTGETGMVGSPKRREIGHGRLAKRGVAAVMPGMDEFPYVIRVVSEITESNGSSSMASVCGSSLALMDAGVPIKSPVAGIAMGLIKESEGFAVLSDILGDEDHLGDMDFKVAGTAQGVTALQMDIKIDGITREIMEAALAQAKEGRLHILGIMNEALSTPRSQMSDYAPRIISFKIHPDKIRDVIGKGGSTIRAITEETGATIDIVDDGTVKIASVDKAAGLEARRRVEEITADVEVGRVYEGRVAKLMDFGAFVTILPGRDGLVHISQISEERVENVSDKLTEGEVVRVKVLEVDKQGRIRLSMKAALIS, from the coding sequence GTGCCCTCCATCAAGAAAACCTTTCAGTACGGTGACCACGCGGTCACAATAGAAACCGGTGAAATTGCACGCCAGGCCTCCGGCGCCGTGATGATCGGTATGGGGGACACTGTGGTGATGGTGACTGCAGTCGGCATCAAGGAAGCCAAGGAAGGTCGTGATTTCTTCCCGCTCACCGTCAACTATCAGGAACGCACCTACGCCGCCGGCAAAATCCCCGGCGGTTTTTTTAAGCGTGAAGGCCGCCCGAGTGAAAAGGAAACGCTTACCTCGCGTCTGATTGACCGCCCGCTGCGCCCACTGTTCCCCAAAGGTTTTCGTAATGAAGTGCAGGTGATCGCCACTGTGGTGTCGATCGACCCGGATATTGATTCCGACATTCCGGCCCTGCTGGGTGCCTCGGCAGCGGTCGCGCTTTCCGGCATCCCGTTCAGCGGCCCCATCGGTGGCGCGCGCGTTGGTTATCGTGATGGCAAGTATTTACTCAACCCCACCCGTAGTCAGCAGCAGGATTCAGCGCTCGACCTGGTGGTGGCAGGTACTGAAAATGCCGTGCTGATGGTGGAATCTGATGCGCGCGAACTGCCGGAAGAAGTCATGCTGGGCGCGGTGATGTTTGGCCACGAACAGATGCAAATCGCCATCAAGGCAATCCGCGAACTGGTCGCCGCCGCCGCCCCCACTGCATGGAGCTGGCAGGCCGCAAGCAAGGACGAAGGCCTGATAGCTTCAGTAGCAGCGGCAGCAGAGGGCATTATCAACGAGGCCTATCAGCTGCGCGAAAAGCAGGCCCGCCAGCAGCGTCTGGCCGAGATTCGTACCACGGTGCTGGCCAAGTTGGCGCCGGAAGGCTCGGACACGGCAGAAGCCGTCAAGCATGCGATCGAATCCCTGGAAAAGAAAGTCGTGCGTGGCCGTATCCTCAAGGGTGAGCCGCGTATCGATGGACGTGATACCCGCAGCATACGTCCCATCACGGTGCGCACCGGTGTACTGCCGCGTACCCACGGTTCCGCCCTGTTCACGCGCGGCGAGACGCAGGCGCTGGTAGTGGCCACGCTCGGCACCGGCCGTGACGCGCAGCTCATCGACGCCATTGAAGGCGAGCGCAAAGAGCCGTTCATGCTGCACTACAATTTTCCGCCTTCCTGTACCGGCGAGACCGGCATGGTGGGCAGCCCCAAGCGGCGCGAGATCGGCCATGGCCGTTTGGCCAAGCGTGGCGTCGCGGCCGTCATGCCGGGCATGGACGAATTTCCATATGTGATCCGTGTGGTGTCCGAAATTACGGAGTCGAACGGTTCCAGCTCAATGGCGAGCGTGTGCGGCAGCAGTCTGGCATTGATGGATGCCGGTGTGCCGATCAAGTCGCCGGTGGCAGGTATCGCCATGGGCCTGATCAAGGAAAGCGAAGGTTTTGCGGTACTGTCCGATATTCTCGGTGACGAAGATCATCTGGGCGACATGGATTTCAAGGTGGCGGGTACCGCACAGGGTGTGACCGCGCTGCAAATGGATATCAAGATCGACGGCATCACGCGCGAGATCATGGAAGCAGCACTGGCGCAGGCAAAGGAAGGCCGTCTGCACATCCTCGGCATCATGAACGAGGCACTGTCGACACCGCGCAGCCAGATGTCTGACTACGCCCCGCGCATCATCAGCTTCAAGATCCACCCGGACAAGATCCGCGATGTGATCGGCAAGGGCGGCAGCACCATCCGCGCCATCACCGAAGAGACCGGCGCCACCATCGACATCGTCGACGATGGCACGGTGAAGATCGCCTCGGTAGACAAGGCCGCCGGACTGGAAGCCCGTCGCAGGGTAGAAGAGATTACCGCCGATGTCGAGGTGGGACGCGTCTATGAAGGCCGCGTTGCCAAGCTCATGGACTTCGGTGCGTTCGTCACCATCCTGCCGGGCCGCGATGGCCTGGTACACATCTCCCAGATTTCCGAGGAGCGCGTCGAGAACGTCAGCGACAAGCTTACCGAGGGCGAGGTGGTACGGGTCAAGGTGCTTGAGGTCGACAAGCAGGGGCGTATTCGCCTCAGCATGAAGGCTGCACTGATCAGCTAG
- a CDS encoding CDGSH iron-sulfur domain-containing protein, with translation MTEPVIAQKSPFMQELEPGTYTWCACGRSANQPFCDGSHQGTGITPVQFTVSEKTQLALCGCKHTRTPPYCDGTHQHLQDDMNRIRERIRNTS, from the coding sequence ATGACAGAGCCCGTGATTGCGCAGAAATCCCCTTTCATGCAGGAGCTGGAGCCCGGTACCTACACATGGTGCGCCTGTGGCCGCTCTGCCAACCAGCCCTTCTGCGACGGCTCCCATCAGGGCACCGGCATTACGCCAGTGCAGTTTACGGTGAGCGAAAAAACCCAGCTGGCGCTGTGCGGCTGCAAGCATACGCGCACACCGCCTTACTGCGACGGTACGCATCAACACTTGCAGGACGATATGAACCGGATCCGGGAACGGATCCGGAATACTAGCTGA
- the rbfA gene encoding 30S ribosome-binding factor RbfA, with the protein MREFSRTLRVAEDIRRDVAALLQSEIKDPRVGMVTITRVDVSPDLVHAKVFITLMDDGHELTASLQALNHAAGYLRRALAKRLRLRIVPQLRFVHDESVVRGARLSALIDAAVAADRGPGKAHDKQ; encoded by the coding sequence ATGAGAGAATTCAGCCGAACCCTGCGTGTTGCCGAAGACATCAGGCGCGATGTCGCAGCCTTGCTGCAAAGCGAGATCAAGGATCCGCGCGTCGGCATGGTCACCATCACCCGTGTCGATGTTTCGCCTGATCTGGTGCACGCCAAGGTGTTTATTACCCTGATGGATGACGGGCACGAACTGACCGCCAGCCTGCAGGCGCTGAATCATGCGGCGGGTTACCTGCGCCGCGCACTGGCGAAGCGCTTGCGGCTGCGTATCGTGCCGCAGTTGCGCTTTGTGCATGACGAGAGTGTCGTGCGGGGTGCGCGCCTGTCGGCCCTGATTGATGCCGCCGTGGCAGCAGACCGTGGTCCCGGCAAGGCGCATGACAAGCAGTGA
- a CDS encoding ATP-binding cassette domain-containing protein: MRDTQDVVTPASSPTMTRAVLCSRLRVEQLVSHSLGPVSFSLDEGECMGLSGPSGSGKTLLLRAIADLDPQAGEVSLDGVECRSMRGHLWRRHVGMLPAESQWWWPTVGEHFINIDAEMHAMLGFECAVMHWPVTRLSSGERQRLALLRLLALQPQVLLLDEPSANLDNNNVRRVEALIADYCARHNACVVWVSHDMEQIARLGGRHCRLANGKLVDA; the protein is encoded by the coding sequence ATGCGCGATACTCAGGACGTCGTAACGCCTGCCTCCTCACCCACCATGACCCGTGCAGTGCTGTGTTCGCGACTGCGGGTCGAGCAGCTTGTCAGCCACAGCCTCGGGCCGGTCAGTTTCAGCCTGGATGAGGGTGAGTGCATGGGCCTCAGTGGGCCTTCCGGCTCCGGCAAGACCTTGTTGCTGCGCGCCATCGCCGACCTCGATCCGCAGGCGGGTGAGGTATCGCTGGATGGCGTTGAGTGTCGCAGCATGCGCGGGCATCTGTGGCGGCGGCACGTTGGCATGCTGCCAGCAGAGAGCCAGTGGTGGTGGCCGACAGTAGGAGAGCATTTCATCAACATCGATGCAGAGATGCATGCGATGCTGGGATTTGAGTGTGCGGTCATGCACTGGCCGGTCACACGCCTGTCGAGCGGCGAGCGGCAACGGTTGGCCTTGCTGCGCCTGCTGGCGCTGCAACCGCAGGTGTTGCTGCTGGACGAGCCGAGCGCCAATCTGGACAACAACAACGTGCGCCGGGTAGAGGCGCTGATTGCAGACTATTGTGCCCGGCATAACGCCTGTGTGGTGTGGGTGAGCCATGACATGGAGCAGATTGCGCGCCTCGGCGGGCGGCACTGCAGGCTGGCAAACGGCAAGCTGGTGGACGCATGA
- a CDS encoding DUF4124 domain-containing protein, protein MQKITLLVLMLVCGVAGAAGVYTWTDEQGKVHYGDQPGNAAAREIILPAAPAPDASQRERLQKQQKLLEVFEAEREEKREQASKRIIEQQKREQECKAARVRLKQYEQAGGLRTQETDGTERQLSKAEYRQVLEYARKSVAHWCAGL, encoded by the coding sequence ATGCAAAAAATTACGCTGCTGGTGTTGATGCTGGTGTGCGGTGTTGCCGGTGCGGCGGGTGTGTACACCTGGACCGATGAGCAGGGCAAAGTCCACTACGGTGATCAGCCCGGTAATGCAGCGGCGCGCGAGATCATTCTGCCTGCCGCGCCTGCGCCGGACGCAAGTCAGCGCGAACGTCTGCAGAAGCAGCAGAAGCTGCTGGAGGTGTTCGAGGCCGAGCGGGAAGAGAAGCGCGAGCAGGCATCCAAGCGCATCATTGAACAGCAGAAGCGAGAGCAGGAGTGCAAGGCGGCCAGAGTGCGTCTGAAGCAGTACGAGCAGGCCGGCGGCCTCAGAACGCAAGAGACCGATGGCACGGAACGCCAGCTTTCAAAGGCAGAGTACCGGCAGGTGCTGGAATACGCGCGCAAGTCCGTGGCGCATTGGTGTGCGGGGCTTTGA
- a CDS encoding peptide chain release factor 3, translating to MSVIAIEAARRRTFAIISHPDAGKTTLTEKLLLFGGAIQLAGTVKGRKSQRHATSDWMELEKQRGISVTSSVMQFPYRDKIINLLDTPGHEDFSEDTYRTLTAVDSALMVIDSAKGVEARTIKLLEVCRLRTTPIVTFINKLDREGRAPIDLLDEIETVLNIRCAPATWPIGMGKRFKGIFHLPNDSVHLFAPSHGGKIQQGEVIQGLDNPRLDELFGSMADELREEIELVKGASHEFNLEAFLAGELSPVFFGSAMNNFGVKELLDAFVEVAPPPQPRATTTRSVQAEEEKFTGFVFKIQANMDPAHRDRIAFLRVCSGSFTKGMRMKHVRIAREVQISNAITFMAGEREHIDVAYPGDIIGLHNHGTIQIGDTFTQGEALKFTGIPYFSPELFRRVRLRDPLRLKALQKGLDQLCEEGATQLFRPLSSNDLILGAVGVLQFDVVAYRLQHEYGVECAFENVQVATARWVKCADVKKLEEFHRKANDNLALDSSGQLAYIAPTRINLELTMERWPDIEFRATREH from the coding sequence ATGTCTGTAATCGCCATCGAGGCTGCGCGCCGTCGCACCTTCGCCATTATTTCCCACCCTGACGCGGGCAAGACTACGCTCACTGAAAAACTGCTCCTGTTTGGCGGTGCGATACAGCTCGCGGGTACGGTGAAGGGACGCAAGAGCCAGCGCCATGCAACCTCAGACTGGATGGAGCTGGAGAAGCAGCGCGGCATCTCGGTCACCTCCTCAGTGATGCAGTTCCCGTATCGCGACAAGATTATCAACCTGCTCGACACGCCGGGGCACGAAGACTTTTCCGAAGACACCTACCGTACGCTGACCGCGGTCGATTCCGCGCTGATGGTCATCGATTCCGCCAAGGGCGTGGAGGCGCGCACCATCAAGCTGCTGGAGGTGTGCCGCTTGCGCACCACGCCCATCGTCACCTTCATCAACAAGCTCGACCGTGAAGGCCGCGCCCCCATCGATCTGCTGGATGAAATCGAGACCGTTCTCAACATCCGCTGTGCGCCGGCCACCTGGCCTATCGGCATGGGCAAGCGCTTTAAGGGTATCTTTCACCTGCCCAATGACAGTGTGCACCTGTTTGCGCCCAGTCACGGCGGCAAGATACAACAGGGCGAAGTCATACAGGGGCTGGACAACCCGCGCCTCGATGAATTGTTCGGCTCGATGGCAGACGAGCTGCGCGAAGAGATCGAGCTGGTTAAGGGCGCGAGCCATGAGTTTAATCTGGAGGCCTTTCTCGCCGGGGAGCTTTCGCCGGTGTTTTTCGGCTCGGCGATGAACAATTTCGGCGTGAAAGAATTGCTCGATGCCTTTGTTGAAGTCGCGCCGCCGCCGCAGCCGCGCGCCACCACCACGCGCAGCGTGCAAGCCGAGGAAGAAAAATTCACCGGTTTCGTTTTCAAGATACAGGCCAACATGGATCCGGCGCACCGTGACCGCATCGCGTTCCTGCGCGTGTGTTCAGGCAGCTTCACCAAGGGCATGCGCATGAAGCATGTGCGCATCGCGCGCGAGGTGCAGATATCGAACGCCATTACCTTCATGGCCGGCGAGCGCGAGCATATCGACGTGGCCTACCCCGGCGACATCATCGGCCTGCATAACCACGGCACCATCCAGATCGGCGATACCTTTACCCAGGGCGAGGCGCTGAAATTTACCGGCATCCCGTATTTTTCGCCGGAACTGTTCCGCCGTGTGCGCCTGCGTGACCCGTTGCGATTGAAGGCGCTACAGAAGGGGCTGGATCAATTGTGCGAGGAGGGCGCGACCCAGTTGTTCCGCCCTTTAAGCAGCAATGACCTGATTCTGGGTGCGGTGGGTGTCTTGCAATTCGACGTGGTGGCCTACCGCCTGCAACACGAGTATGGCGTGGAGTGTGCGTTTGAAAACGTGCAGGTCGCCACCGCGCGTTGGGTGAAGTGCGCCGACGTCAAAAAGCTGGAAGAGTTTCATCGCAAGGCCAACGATAATCTGGCGCTGGACAGCTCAGGCCAGCTGGCTTACATTGCCCCCACCCGCATCAACCTTGAGTTGACCATGGAGCGCTGGCCCGACATCGAATTCCGCGCCACCCGCGAGCATTAG
- a CDS encoding uracil-DNA glycosylase family protein, which translates to MIKGEAIRRQYLHAMGITLWEQRHARPQAGESMPTEQADAVPVTQTTAVDSNDQPAWDELEQAVRNCTRCPLHETRTQAVFGVGDKRAEWMVIGEAPGADEDRQGEPFVGRAGQLLTSMLKALGFTREQVYIANILKSRPPNNRDPLPEEVAACEPYLKRQLELIRPKIILAVGRIAAQNLLKTDTKIGALRGQRHTCPGTDIPVVVTYHPAYLLRSPLEKRKAWEDLKFARRVLRGEG; encoded by the coding sequence ATGATTAAGGGCGAAGCCATACGCAGGCAGTATCTGCACGCAATGGGCATCACGCTGTGGGAGCAGCGACATGCCCGACCACAGGCGGGGGAGAGCATGCCCACAGAGCAGGCAGACGCAGTGCCGGTGACACAGACGACGGCTGTAGACAGTAACGATCAGCCTGCATGGGATGAGCTCGAGCAGGCGGTGCGCAACTGCACCCGCTGCCCGCTGCATGAAACGCGCACGCAGGCGGTGTTCGGAGTGGGCGACAAGCGCGCCGAATGGATGGTGATAGGCGAGGCGCCGGGCGCCGATGAAGACCGGCAGGGTGAGCCGTTTGTGGGGCGGGCAGGGCAATTGCTCACCTCCATGCTGAAGGCGCTGGGGTTCACGCGCGAGCAGGTGTATATCGCCAACATTCTGAAGAGCCGGCCGCCCAACAACCGCGATCCGCTGCCGGAAGAGGTGGCCGCCTGCGAGCCTTATCTCAAACGCCAACTGGAACTGATCCGGCCCAAAATCATCCTCGCGGTGGGCCGCATCGCGGCGCAGAACCTGCTCAAGACCGACACCAAAATCGGTGCGCTGCGTGGCCAGCGTCATACCTGCCCCGGCACGGACATTCCTGTCGTGGTGACTTACCATCCGGCCTATCTGTTGCGGTCGCCGCTGGAGAAGCGCAAGGCATGGGAAGACCTGAAGTTCGCGCGCCGGGTGCTGCGGGGTGAGGGGTGA